In Esox lucius isolate fEsoLuc1 chromosome 3, fEsoLuc1.pri, whole genome shotgun sequence, the sequence caccaggtgtgtgtaattaattatgaggtagaacagaacaTTCAGGCTTCTCTCTTTGGACGGTAAACTGGTCTCTCAAAAATATTATGGAATAATTAACAACTTGAGTGGTTTTCTAGCTTTCATAGACACcaatattaaataattgcaGGGTTTATGATAATAATTGTCTTGACTGTGCCTCAAGATTGTTAAAAATACCACATACTTGAAGTTTGATCAGGTTAAGgtatataaaatacaaaagcTTTTCAAtgcatgtttgatgtttattccattaaaaagaaaatctcaaatGCTTGTGGTaccttttataaaaaaaattccccCCCAGACTAAATGTTTTCCTCATTTTGGGGACAGACTGCTGGAGAGATTCCCTTTGGGTCTGACAGGCCACGCTGATCAGGTTCATCCTGCTCAGATTCCTGCTTGGAACATGGAGGTGATTCGTCGCTCCTCTGTGTTTGCAGCTGGGGTGATGGAGGCCTTTGACTATTCCCCGTCGGACAAAGAGCTGGTGTTCCAGGCCAAGGCCTTGTGCAGGGACTACATCCACTCCAGACTCAACCTCTACGGACTGGGCTCGTCCAAAACCCAGGTGGACTCGACGCCTTGTGAGGTGTCCGCTGTGCTTCTCTGTCTCGGTAAGAGTCTGCTGCTTTGAACTGGGCGATTTTTGCATGTCACACAGTCCCGCTTGTGGGCATTGGCAACCACCTGTCGTCTACAGTATGACAACTGATGGAACCGGGAACCAGATGGCCCAATGGCTGTAGAAATGTGAAGCTCCTGGTTGGCAAATGCCACTGGAACAGGAGTGAGAGCTCCTTCGAGGAAAACGACAGTGTTTGGTCTGTTgagtgtgtttgcttgtgtgtagTTCAGCGCGTTAAAGCAGTGTTTCCCTTTAGGATCCATATGATCTTGCAATTGTGGCTTGTCCACCACGTGAACAGTGGAGCCGGGTTTAAGATAGAGAGGCCAGAACCAACGGGCAATATCACTGATGGGTTTTGGGCTATGGCTGACATGAGTGGTGGCCAGGACAATGGAATTGTTTACTTGGCTGATCACAAGTCTTTTAAAGCTTGGTTACAAAGCCAACCTGATCTTTGACCTACTTCCTCTGACCTATTTGGTTTCCCTCATGTCCTGTGCCTCAATGGTTAAATGAACTTTGCTTCATTAACAACGATCCTGTCTTGTTTGTAATTTCCAGTTTTGGCATTTCCCCCGGTTTCCTAGGTGACGAGCTGGAGTGCATGCGACCAAGTGTTTACCGCAATGTGGCGAAGCAGCTCAACATCTCAGTGGCCATGGAGACCACAGTGTCCGATGCCTTCGTCGCTGTGGCAACGGAGATATTCTCTGCAGGTGAACAGCCGTGAAATGAAGTGAGGGTTAGGGTGGGGGGTGATGAGGGTTTGAGGTGGTTGTGTAAGACAGGTTGGTCAGGGTTAATTTTGGAATGTCGGTTTTAGGAATCTGGACACACCACTCAAATGCTTCTAACCCTGCCCatcaacagaaatgtaacaTCTTAAGCTCAGGTTCCAAGTCTTTGTGTTTCAAGTTGGTTAATCAAGCCTGAAAAAGCCATGAGGAATGTTCTACTAGTCAACCAATGTTCCTTGCAGCCTTTTAATTCACATTGTTTCCCACATGGTTAGATGGTTCTTCACCCTGACAAGTCTATAGGGCAAGAGAATCATATCCATATTTCAAAGCTCAGAAACCAGGAAAGCCcacatattatttttgtatcCAGACGGACCCACTCCAGTCCACTTATCGCTTGTCTCAGGGGTTGCCCCAAAAGCGAAGAAAGTTCCTTTCTTTTTGACAATAATCAAACGGTGTCCCCGCATTTCACGTCCAGGGTTACCCGAGGACAACGAGAggtttgaaaaccactgctCTAAAGCACTAAACTCGTATTGCAGTCACTTTACTTCCCAAAAGGTTTCTCAGACCCAGGAATGTTGTTTAGACTGCTGAACCACTGACGCTCAGCCCTGAACATGTCAGCCCTGAAGATGTGAACTGTGTCTTTCATTCTACATTGAAACACAGAGAATGTGGGGTGTTGGGTACAACCATCCCGTTCTTTCATGGGTACATACAGTCTCTGCTGTTTGTCTTTGTCCACTTAACATAAAAGAGTTAAAACTCTTATGCTAAGTGGAGGGGGGTAGGGTACGCACAGTTTCTACTGTGTAACATTACTGCATGGTCAAAGAAAGTAATTCAATGTCACACG encodes:
- the LOC105028800 gene encoding bcl-2-related ovarian killer protein homolog A isoform X2 gives rise to the protein MSSAGVMEAFDYSPSDKELVFQAKALCRDYIHSRLNLYGLGSSKTQVDSTPCEVSAVLLCLGDELECMRPSVYRNVAKQLNISVAMETTVSDAFVAVATEIFSAGITWGKVVSMYAVAGALAVDCVRQNQPATVQTIVDSLGHFVRKNLAHWLKKRGGWADIKNCVVKVDAVSQTHWLSPVAESCKHFLSTLYIYIMKES
- the LOC105028800 gene encoding bcl-2-related ovarian killer protein homolog A isoform X3, with amino-acid sequence MEAFDYSPSDKELVFQAKALCRDYIHSRLNLYGLGSSKTQVDSTPCEVSAVLLCLGDELECMRPSVYRNVAKQLNISVAMETTVSDAFVAVATEIFSAGITWGKVVSMYAVAGALAVDCVRQNQPATVQTIVDSLGHFVRKNLAHWLKKRGGWADIKNCVVKVDAVSQTHWLSPVAESCKHFLSTLYIYIMKES
- the LOC105028800 gene encoding bcl-2-related ovarian killer protein homolog A isoform X1 produces the protein MEVIRRSSVFAAGVMEAFDYSPSDKELVFQAKALCRDYIHSRLNLYGLGSSKTQVDSTPCEVSAVLLCLGDELECMRPSVYRNVAKQLNISVAMETTVSDAFVAVATEIFSAGITWGKVVSMYAVAGALAVDCVRQNQPATVQTIVDSLGHFVRKNLAHWLKKRGGWADIKNCVVKVDAVSQTHWLSPVAESCKHFLSTLYIYIMKES